From the genome of Candidatus Dadabacteria bacterium:
ACTTTCCGATTGATCTTCATCGCTACCACTTCTTACTTTCCAAGGCATCTCGTTTCTTTTAAGTCCTACTACGGCGACAACAGGGAACTGGAGTCCTTTCGCAGCATGCATAGTCATCACCTTTATTCCCCTATGGGTAAGATCTACCTCAGCGGGTTTCATAGCTACTGCGTTGAATTTGCTAGGAAGTGCGTCAGCTATTTTCTCACAGTATGCGTTTGTTGGGCACAGAACCGCTGCACATCCGAGGCCGACTCGTTCTTCAAGAAGAGAACGAGGGATCCATTCTTTGAGTATTTTAGATTCTTGTTCTTCGGAGGTATAGGAAAGATCGGGCATTTCTCCTTGGAGAACATGTTGTTCGTTCAGTGTTTCATCATCTATTTGTTTATCAGTATCAAGGATATGGCGTATAGCATCCATAATTTCACGTGTCGTGCGATAATTGCGTTGAAAGATCGTCGAGCGTCCCCGGAAGTCAAGATCTTCCTGAACGCGCTTCCAGGAAAATCCCGAGTTATATATAGACTGGTTGCGATCAGCAGTTACGAAAACATTTTTCGAGTTGCTAACTAGTTTAAGACACATCCGCAATGCAATGGGAAGAATGTCTTGAGCTTCGTCTATGAAAACATAGTCGTAAATCGGTTTTGAATTCTTTAACGCTGCAGCAAAGCGTTGAGACCGAGTGCAGAGATTTTTACTCGTCAATTCTTTTTGAAAAACTTCCCAGAAACTCCATACATGTTTGCGTTGATTCCTTCCAAGTCTTCGGCCCATTCCGATTCGCTCAAATGAAGCATATTGCTCAGCATCAAGGATTTCATTGCCGCCTATCAAATTATCTACTTCTTCAAACAGAAACTCTTTATCGTTTTCATCAAAGGGAAATGATTTGTCCTTGGTTTGACAGATTCTGATTGCATTACTCAGAAGATTATTGATCTCGGGATTTCTTGAGGAATAAAAAATCGGTCTTAAGGTCCAAGTTGACGGCAGATGTTTTTTTACGAGTTCGTCTACGTGTACAATCTCTACCTGCTTTCTAAATTTTTCTCCGCCCATGAAGCCAATTAACTGTTGTGACGCTCTGACAAGAGACTTAGTATAGGTAGTCAGCAGAATGCGAAGGGGTCTCCGTTCAAAGTCAAACTGGCTTCGATAATTCCATAGCAGGTTCATGATACAGTGGAGCACCACTGTTGATTTCCCAGACCCGGGTCCGCCCTTAACTATCCATGGTCCTTTGACGTCGTCAGTTTTGAATCTGTTTGCAAGCGGTTTTTGGGTTTCATCAAGAACTAGCAGAAAAGATTCAAGAGGACGGGAGCCTCCAGCTAGTTCCTCAAGCGCTTCGATCGAGCCTAGTTCTCTCTTGGGAGCATTTGCTACCTCTTCTATACGTGGTGGCCAGAGCGAATCAATGATTTTTTCGAGAAGCTTGTCTGGAATACCACAGAAAAGTAGCTCTTCTCTAGTCTTGCAATTTAATAAAGGCTGTCGATAGTTCAAAGGAATATTAAGCGAGTCAAGTAATTCATCGTTGAACTCACTTGGAAGTGGAGCCGAATCAGCATCTTCAGAGTTTACAGACGGTTGTTCATTTAGTGTTTGCTCGTAGGCTTTTGCGAACTCCTCTTGGCTGGGTATGCGTTCAAGGAGCTTCTGAGCTTGCTCATCAGCGATTATCCGGCTGGTTGGCTGATTTTTGGCTGGGTCGTGTCCCAGCAGGTCGTACACCTTACTACGATGTTCAATAAGTAGAAGCGTGACCGTTTTAGATTTCTCATCAACGTGATAGACAGCTCTATACTCATTCAGGCGCAATCGGTAAAGATTTTTCCATCCGTTCAATTTTTTTTATTGGGGAAACTGAGGTTCCAGGATTTGACCGAAGTCTGTTGCTTTCTCTAGAAAGTTTTTTTCGTATTTTCTCTGGAATTGATGAAATATGTCGTAATAAGCTATCAGTTATTTGTATGTCGTAATTCATTGAAACCTCACTCAGAACAATTTCAGATAAAACTGACTTATCAGCTCTCGGAGAATATGTATCGGAGTTCCAACCAGCTTTTTCAATTAACCCAAACTAATATTCGTGAAGAGAGTTATAGCGTCAAGTTTAGTTCAATCTAAGCTGTAAATTTAATAGGCTGCAACAAAGGAGAGAGTTGGTAATCGAAAATCGGATGATATTTTCAATTCTTGACAATAACCATACGCGCGTATATAAAGCTTCCGAAGGTTGGAGGTTCGTTTTTTATTCTGTCTGCTTGCGATTTCTGCGTTTCCAGACTGCCGGCTTCTTATAAAAGCACATGGGAAGGATAAAGGAAAAATTCCGCGAACTTCGGGAGAAAAACAAAGCGGCTTTAATCTGCTATGTTACCGCCGGGGATCCCGATATCGACTTGACCGAGCAGATCATTGACCACCTGGAGGCAAGCAGTGTCGACATGGTGGAAATCGGCATACCCTTTTCGGACCCCATGGCGGACGGGCCGGTGATCCAGGCTGCCTCGGAACGGGCTCTTGCTAACTCGACATCCCTCTCCGACGTGCTTTCGCTTGTTAAAAGGATAAGGTCCCGCTCGGATATTCCCGTGATACTTTTCGGCTACTACAACCCTTTTTTCTCCTATGGTACCGAGCGATTCGCGCGCGACGCCCGCGAGGCGGGAGCGGACGGAGTTCTGGTCGTTGATCTTCCGCCCGAGGAAGCCGGGGAACTGAACGTCCATGTCGAGCAAGAGGGGCTTGACCGCATTTTTTTGCTTGCCCCTACGAGTACCGAAGAAAGGATAGAGATGGTGTCGCAAAACGCCTCGGGTTTTATCTACGTGGTTTCGGTCACCGGGGTCACAGGAGCACGTCCTGACATGGACTACGATCTCGAGGATCTGGTGGAAAGAATAAAGCACCGCTCTGAGCTTCCCGTCGGGGTAGGTTTCGGGGTGTCCTCCGCACGCCAGGCTGCCGCGATAGCCTCTTTTTCCGATGCTGTTATCGTGGGGAGCGCCCTTGTGAGAATAATCGAGAGCGGTGGAGAGGGAAGGCAGGAAATGCTAGGCAGGATTTCAAGCTTCACAGAGGAACTTAGCGCCGCCTGCTACAGATAGATGCTCTGAATTCCAGATACTATGAGTACGAACGGGGAAAGGCGATATATGTTCATCGGAGAATTTGATATTCTCCTGATGAGCCTTTTTAAGAACAGGGGTAAGGTAACAGAACTTGATTCTCCCGATGACGCGTTCAAGCAGAAGGGAACCTTTACGCTTATAGTCGTAAACAACGAATTTGCAACCAAGGAGTTTCTGGTATCCCTTGCTCGCAGTTATTCCACGAGCCCGATAGTTGTTTCCGCCGACGGTAAGAGGCGCAAGGACGGCTATATAGCGAGATACGTGAGATTCGATGAAGTCGCAACCAACCAGATATCCTTTGAGGAGAAGCTCGCGAGGTCCGATATCTCCGTAAGACTGATAAGAGAGGTTCACCGCGACGCGAAAAAGCTTCTCATACTCGTTCATAACCACCCCGACCCGGACGCGATCGCAAGCGCCATGGCCCTTCGGACCCTTCTTAGAAGAAACAGGAAAACGGCGACCATAGGCTACCTCGGGGAGAAAATTTCAAGACCCGAGAACGTGGCCATGGTGGAGCTTATGGACATAGACTTGCAGGTGATTTCCCCCGATGACATAAAAAATTTCGATTCCATAGCGCTTGTCGATGTGCAGCCCTCTTATTTCAGAGGCGAGATTGCGGATGTCGATTCGGTGATCGACCATCATCCAATAACCCCCGAGTGCGATGCGAAATTCACAGAGATAAGTTCCGAGGAAGGAGCTACCGCGACGATCATGACCCGGCTCCTCAGGGCCGCGCAGGTTGAGATTTCCGCAAAACTCTCGACCGCGCTTCTCTACGGTATAAAAACTGACACCATGATTCTCAACAGGGGTGCGGATCTTGACGACCTTGAAGCGTTCACATATCTCTACAATCAGGCTGACTTGGGTTTGCTCAGGAGAATAGAGTCCAAAAACCTGTATTCAGAAGAGATCAAACACTACGGCCAGGCACTCTCAAGACACTGGATAAATGACGGAATAATTTTCATGAACCTGGGAAGGATAGAAAAGGAACATCTTATTGCCCAGGTGGCTGACATGGGGATGAGGGTGGAGGGGGTCAACTGGTCTGTTGCCTTCGGAATTGTTTCCGGTTCCCATGTGGTTATATCGATAAGAAACAGCGGATCCGTCAAGAGCGCCGGGCGGCTGCTTTTCGAGCTTTTTGACGAAATAGGAAGCGCCGGAGGACATAGATCCTACGCCAAAGCCGTGATTCCCATGCAAGAAGTGAGGGAACTTATAGGAAAGACCTCGCGCAAGAACATAGAGCAGTGGATCGACAGGGTATTTAGAACCGCGACCGCTCAGAAGGCCTGAGGATTGAAGCCAACCTCTTTTTTCCGCTGAACCCGGTTTTTCCCTTGCGCTTTTAAAGCTATATTAATGATAGCAAGTCCCATATTAATCAAGGTGGATTTGCGACGAACAGCTTGGTTTCCCAATAGAAGATGAAACTCAAGACGGCAATTCTGGGAGTTACGGGTTATGTCGGCCAGCAGCTTCTTTCCCTTCTGGCGCGCCATCCTAACATTGATCTGCGGGTGCTTACGTCTGAGAAGTTCTCGGGCAGGAGGGCGGATGAGGCGTTTCCGCATCTTTTGGGCTACTCGGATATTATCCTAAGTCCCGTATCGAAAATTCGTGACTCAGAACCTCTCGATCTTCTGTTCTCCTGTCTTCCCGGGGGAACCTCTTCTGTTTTCGTGCGGAAGTTCCTTGAGAAGGGCGTAAGGGTGATTGATCTCAGCTCCGACTTAAGATTCTCTGACCCTGCCGACTACTCCCAGGCTCACGGCGTAGCGCCGCGCTTTCCCGAACTTCTCTCTCAAGCGGTCTACGGACTTAGCGAACTTAACCGCGAGAGAATAAAAAACGCCCCGTTGATTGCTAACGCGGGTTGCTACTCTACCTGCGTTTCTCTCGCCATAGTGCCTTTTCTTAAAGAGTATGAAGTGGAAAACGACATTATAGTGGACATAAAGTCCTCTTTTTCGACTTCGGGACGAGCGCCGAAACCCGAGAGTCACTACACCGAGGTAAAGGAGGACGTATCCGCCCGTGGGGCTGGAGGGGATGACCAGAAACATGAGATTCTTCGCGTGCTCGACGATTTCTGCGGCGTGAAGAAGAAACTGCTTTTCTTTAATACACGTATTCCGGTTAAAAGGGGAATAATGGCCACTTCGTATCTCAGGCTCCGCTCGGAGACCTCCCCCGATGAGGTAAGGGAACTTTACGCCGGGTTCTACAGAGATGATGCTTTCGTCCGGGTCTGCGACGAGCCGCCCGGAATGGCGTCTGTTTCCGGTTCCAACTATATCTCTTTGGGTTTCTGCGAGCGGGAAGGGCACTTTGTCATCGTCTCGGTTCTTGACAATCTCATGAAGGGAGCCGCGGGCCAGGCCGTTCAGAACATGAATATAGCCTTTGGATTTTCCGAGGACACTGGACTCGGACAAGTTCCCCTTTTCCCGTGACGGGGCGATGAGAAACTACTGCGAAATACTTTATTCAAACCTGGAGCGAAATCCCCGGGGAGCGGCCGTCTGGTATCAAGGAGAAATCTACAGCTACGCGCGGCTCTGCGGCTTTGTTGACGGCTTTTCCTCGTTTCTTTCCAACCTGGGGGTGTCACGGGGGGATAAGGTATGCGTCTTCCTTCCCAATTCACTTTCCCTTGCCGTATCCGTTTTCTCGATAGCGAGACTTGGAGCTGCCTGCGTTCCAGTTGACAGCGCATGCGGAACCGAGGAGATGAGGCACTATCTTGAGTTCTTGCATCCGGCCCTGATCGTTACGGACGAATCTATTGCGCATACCGTGAACGCCGTTTCCGGAGGCATAACCACCGTTTGCGTGACCCGGGACAACTTTCTTGGCGACGCTCCCGCGGATCCGCCAGGAAACCGTCCTTCGGAGAAAGCCATCTACCTTTTTTCCACTGGCTCAACCGGAAAGCCCAAGTGTGTTGCGAGAAGCCACGCCAACATGATCGCCCTTGCCCGGAATCACACGGCTACCATAAACTGGGATAGCGGGGACAGGATTCTTTTTTCGATTCCGATATCGCATACCTATGGCTTTGGGAACTTCGTAAGCGCCGTAAGCGTCGGGGCGTGCTGCTATTTCCTTCCGAGGTTTACCAGAAAAGAGGTCCTCGGCGTGCTTGAAGAAGAACAGATAACGATCTTTCCCGCCGTTCCGTTCATGCTAGAGCCCCTCGCTCGAAGCGTGAGCCGTGGGGATTATGATTTCCCGCGGCTAAAGCACGTTATTTCCGCCGGGGCCCCCCTGCCCGAAGAAACCTTTTTTTCCTTCCACCGGGCTTTCGGCGTCTATCCCCGCCAGCTCTACGGTTCCTCCGAGACCGGGGTGATGGCAATTAATATCGCGGAGAACATGGAGGAGAAGCGTCTTTCAGTCGGAGTACCGGTTGAAAACGTCGTTATAAGGGTGGTCTCGGAAACCGGGGGCGAATTTCCGGTCGGGCAGATCGGCGAGATAATAATAAGGAGCCCTTCCATGACAGACGGCTACGTTGATTTTCCGGAAGAGACCGAGAGGGTTTTTGTCGACGGTTTTTACCACACCGGGGACCTCGGAATGTTCGACGGCGACGGGTATCTTTTCATTCGCGGAAGAAAGAAGCTTTTCATCAATATCTCTGGGAACAAGGTTGACCCGTTCGAGGTTGAAAACCTGCTTATGACTCACGGGGGAATAACGGAAGCTGCGGTGATAGGAGCCCCTGGAGCCGGGGGCAGGGAAGAGGTAAAGGCCTTTATCGTCGCGGACGGACTCACGAGGCGGGAAGTTGTCAGCTTCTGCAGGGGGAAAATTTCCGACTACAAGATTCCCGCGAAGATGGAATTCGTAGACGCACTTCCGAGAAGCCCTGCGGGCAAGGTATTGAGGGAGAGACTTAAGTGAGCGCGCGGAAAGAAATTCTGGGAGAGAAAATAAGGCGGCTTGTCATCGGCAAGTTCAATCTTGACATTGAGCCTCAGGATATATCGGCCGAGCAGTCGCTGATTGAACTCGGAGTCGGCGTTGATTCTGTGTCAACCCTTGAGTTCATTATGGAGCTTGAAGAGGAACTAGGAGTTTCCATTGACGAATCCGAAGTCAACCTCGGGGTTCTTGAGACTGTTGAGAGCCTTTCTGAATTTATAATATCAATCGGGTCTGTTGGTAAGGACAGAACTTAGAAACGAGTCGGCGTCTTTGTGAGCAGGGGGGGTAGATATAATTCCTCTATCCTCTTTGATCATTGCTACGGTCTTTTACGTATTCACGTAACCTTGAACTAGACCGGATCAACCCGAACTCCACCGGCTTTTGAGAAGGTGAAATTCGGGTTGAAGAAATACCAAACCGGTTTTGCTTTTATCCTAGAGTCGGGCGTCTTTTAAATGAAACTGCCAAAAACAGGACTGACATAACCAGAAACAGGTTGAGCAGGCTGCTTTGAGTCGTATTTCGGGTTCCCGAGATTGCGCACCCTCCGTCATCTGGAGTTTCCATCTCCGGCGTCTCCGTTTCCGGTGTCTCCATTTCTGGTGTCTCCGATCCTAAGTAAAGTCCAGAACCAAAGATGAAGATTTGACTGGGATTAAAGGGATTAGGAAAGGGTTCGACATAACCCAACTTGGGCGAGGAACCGCCGGCGCCACCGCCGGGGGCTTCGTCTCCTTCTATAGCCGGATCGTCCCAATCATAATTGACAAAGCGCTCGTCTTCCTCTGTTTTCTTTGACGCTTCTATGAGTCTTTCAATAATGTCAACCAGGGTCTGGTTCTGGCCTCGCAGCAGATTTGTCTGCTCAATATTTCTGTTTCCCCCGTTAAAGATCACGTTGCCTTCGTCATCCATGATCCAGATGTAGGTCGATACGTGTCTCCAAGGTCCATCCTCGGCCCTGAAGAGCTTCCGTGTTTTTACTAGATCGATTTCGGGATCCTCCAGAGCTCTGCCGAAGAAATCAATCGCCGCTTTCACGAACATTTTCAGTTCTTCCCTGGTATCGACCTCCTCGGCTGTTATGGAGGGGGTTATTGTCTCGGCGCCGGGCAGTTGTTCATAGGGAATTTTGTCAACCTCGGGCTGCAGGTCGAAACCGCCGATCAGGATATAACGCTGCATGGTGAAGGGATCGGTAAACGGGATCGCGTAGCTTCTCTTGTCTCCGTCGTTGTAGTAGTCGACAAACCCTCCAGTCAGGAGTGGCGCGTTTAGAAAGCCCTGTCCAACCATGTTCCCCCGGTCGTCTTCAAGCATGGACCAGTCCTCATCTTCAAGCTCCCTGTTGTCCATGTGGGCTTGTACGCCGCCGCCGCCCGTAAGAAGAACAAGGTATGTGGAACCGTCATTCCAGTCCCCAATCTTCCTGAACTCGTCAACGAGTTCGGTTGCTTCTGCAAAGGTCGTGACCCGCGCAAGATGAGCTGCCGCGTGTCCTACAAAAGTTGGTAAATTTGACCTGTCCGCGGTTACATCCGAGGCGGTTGAAGTTAGAGGTATAGGTGAAGGAGGGGAATGAGGATCATCTTGATGTGCAAAGGCCGGGAACATGTAGGAAAAAACGCCGAGCAGCCCCAGCACGGAACAGAAAAAAACCATTAGCCTTAAACTTTTCATAATATTCTCCTTTTTGCCTGAGTTAGGTGAATTTTGAATTCGCCCAAGCATTTTTCCGCATTATAAATACTGGATGATCCTGTTTCTAATAGGAGTTTCTTTAAAAGCCGGGTCAGAGTCAAGATTTTTTCTGAATCTCCCTGCTGCTTCTTTGTACCCGAACCCGCAGTAGTCTATTGGGGCTGGTTGTGATTTTCGCTCTGAAATTGACCGGTATGGCGGAAGCTGACTGTAGGGGCCGATCAATTATTGAAAAAATCGACACGGATTTACGTCATGTAGGCATATGCACTGATGTACGTCTCCTCATGAATCAAGTTGAACAGTAAACAAGCGGGCACCGAACCTCCGCAAACTCATCATGCTGGCGTCTTTATTTTTTGTAGAGGTTGGTTATCGGGAAGCGACGGTCCTTTCCGAAGGCAAGGGACGTTATTTTTATCCCTGGAGCGCTCTGCCTTCTTTTGTATTCGTTGGTGTTAACCATTCTGATTACTCTCCGCACGACGCTTCTTTTCTCCCCGAGCTTTACTATGTCGTCGACCCCGAGGCCGTCTTCCACATAGGCTTTCAGTATCCTGTCGAGCGTGTCGTATTCGGGAAGCGAGTCGATGTCTTTCTGGTCGGGGCAAAGTTCGGCTGAAGGGGGTTTTTCAATTACTGATTTTGGTATTATCTGCTTTCCCCGAAGACGGTTGTAATAATGGGAAAGTTCGTAAACCATGGTTTTGGGCACGTCCTTTATCACCGCGAATCCCCCTGACATATCGCCGTAGAGGGTAGAATAGCCGACCGCGAGTTCACTTTTGTTCGATGTGGCAAGCACGAGCCACCCGAACTTGTTTGAAAGCGCCATGAGGATATTTCCTCTTATCCTCGCCTGGATGTTCTCTTCCGTTACGTCTGACTCCATTCCGGAGAAAAACTCGGCGAACATTTCCTCGTAGCACCTGAAGACGTCTTCTATGGGAATGCTTAAAAGTTCGATTCCGAGATTGTGCGCGAGCTTTTTCGCATCAGTGACGCTTCCCTTGGAACTGTACATTGAAGGCATGGAAACTCCGACGACTTTTGAGGGTCCGACGGCTTCTGTGGCAATGACGGTTGTAAGCGAAGAATCTATCCCGCCGCTTAACCCAATCACCACCTTTTCAAAGCCGTTTTTTCTTATGTAATCCCCGGTGCCGAGGACAAGTGCCGAGAAGGCGCATTTTAAAGGATCTCCTGAAGGATCAGTCTGTTTCCCCGGGATTTTCACTTTCCGCTTTGTTTTCGTAGTCTTAAGCGTGAATGTTTCGAGCTGGTTTTCCTCGAAGGAGAGCTCGTATCTTGTCTTTCTTATGGTCGGAGTGTTAAGCCTTGATTTGTAAACCCTTTCGGTGTTAACGTCGCAGACCAGCATGTCTTCTTCGAAATGTCGTGCAGTGGCGACGATGTTGCCTTTTTCATCTATCAACATGCTGTTTCCGTCAAACACAAGCTCGTCCTGCCCGCCGACCATGTTGCAGTAGGCTATTATTGTGTTGTAGTCAACCGCCCTTGTGGCGAGCATCCTCTCCCTCGCCAGAGGCTTTCCCATGTAGTAGGGTGAAGCCGAGAGGTTGAATATGATCTGGGCGTTTCCCAGCAGAACTTGGCTTCTTATAGGTTCTCCGGGATACCATATGTCCTCGCAGATCGTAACCCCGAAAGTCATTTTTCCCATGGAGTAAACGGGAAACCGTCTTTCTGACTGGAAATAGCGGTTCTCGTCGAACACTCCGTAGTTGGGAAGGCGGAGTTTGTGGTATACGTCGATTAGTTCTCCTCTCTGGATTACGGCTGCCGAGTTGAATATGTCGTCCTTTTTATCGACAAAGCCCACTATGACGACCATGTTGTCCGGACAGTGCTTCTTTATTTCGTCAAGCGCCCGGATGTTGTCGTCGATGAACTCGGGTTTAAGAAGAAGATCCTCGGGGGGATAGCCGGTCACGGAAAGCTCGGGGAAACACAAAATGTCTATATCGAGACCTCGCGCCGCCTCGATCACTTTGGTTATTTTCTTAGTGTTTCCGGTTATATCCCCCACGCTCGGGTTGATCTGGGAGAGCCCGGTCCGCAACTGTTTCATCTGAAAACTATACTTGTAACCGCAGGATATTTCGAGAATTCTACGGCTTGCGGGCTTAAGGGAGACTCTGACTAAGCAAGTCTAAAAGACAGGTAAACGATATTTGCGGCGAAGTGAAAGAAGACGCTTGACCAGATGTTTCCGGTTCTCATGTATAGGTACCCCATGACAAGCGAAGGGAAAAAGGTAAGGGCGTTCTGCGCGCAGTAGGCCCCACCGGAGAATACGCAGATCACGAGAAGATGCGCCAAGGCGAAAAGCACACTTGCCGCAATAATCGCGCCCCATCCGTTGCCGAGAGTTCTCTGAAGGTATCCCCTGAAGAAAAACTCCTCGGGAAACGCGATAACTACAAGGTGCGTGAGCACGAAAAGCGCCGTCGGTTCAACGAATCTAACCGTTTTTCCCAAATAGGCTGAAAAAAGGTATAGGCAGATCAGGTAGGAGAAAAGCACCGCAATAGAAATTACCGCTCCCCGAACCAGTCCCCGCAGATCAAACCTCAAAACATCCACCGCGCCGCGGCCAAGCAGAAACGGAACCCAGAGCATGAACCCCGCCGAGAGTAAAAGGGCGTACTCACGGCCAATCGCGGCTCTTGAGATTATGATCGCCACTATCACCACCCCGTAGGCGGCAAACGGTATCGCAAGGTTTTTCGGAAGAAGTCGTTTCACGGAACCGGGTTTTTTTTCTTGAGCAGGAGTTCCGACTATAATACTTGAATATCTCGCAAAAGGGGTGCTTTATCTGCATGGAAATTTCGAGAATAAGAAAACATCTTCAAGCGGAAAAAGTTGGCGGGCAGCTTTTTGTTTTCAATGAGTTAGGTTCCACAAATGACGTCCTGCGTGAACTCGTAGCGGAAGGCTCAGACGCGGACGGAACGGTAGTGGTTTCCGATTCGCAGACCGGGGGCAGGGGACGGCTTGGGCGAAAGTGGGTATCTCCCGGGGGCATGAATCTTTATCTCTCCGCCTTGTTTCGCCCGGAGGTCTCTCCGAAGATATCCTCCGTCTTTACCTTCCTTGCGTCCTGCGCCCTTGTCGAGGTTTTCTCAGCCTATGGCGTGGACGCCGAGATAAAGTGGCCGAACGATATTCTTGTCGGCGGGAAGAAAATTTCGGGGGTGCTCACGGAACTTGGAACCTCCGGCGGCGCTATCGACTATCTCGTAATCGGCATCGGGGTTAATCTCAATTTGCCTGAGGAATTCATCCGCAGTGAAATGGAGGATATTTCAGAGAAAACCACCTCTCTTTCTATACTCCTCGGAGAGGAAGTTAACAGGGAGAAGTTCTGCGCGGAGCTTATTAACGCCCTTGACCGGTTCTACGGGGAGTTTCGTCGCCGCGGGACAGGGGCGATTGTGGATACGTGGATCGAGATGTGGGGATTTCTGGGAAAGGAGGTATCCGTAGACGTCTCGGGAGAGGTTGTAAGCGGAGTCGTGGAACGCGTCGATGCAAATGGATTTCTTTACCTGAGAACGGATGAAGGCGACCTTCGCAAGGTGATTACTGGAGATACTGTTTTTTAGAGAACCTCGATTATTTCATGGCGAAGCCTGCGCATCAGGTCCATCCATTCGTTTATCGTCTCCTCAGGTTCGTCGCTTACGTCTTTTTTTATGACTATTCCGTAGACCCTGGGTT
Proteins encoded in this window:
- a CDS encoding AAA family ATPase, which gives rise to MNGWKNLYRLRLNEYRAVYHVDEKSKTVTLLLIEHRSKVYDLLGHDPAKNQPTSRIIADEQAQKLLERIPSQEEFAKAYEQTLNEQPSVNSEDADSAPLPSEFNDELLDSLNIPLNYRQPLLNCKTREELLFCGIPDKLLEKIIDSLWPPRIEEVANAPKRELGSIEALEELAGGSRPLESFLLVLDETQKPLANRFKTDDVKGPWIVKGGPGSGKSTVVLHCIMNLLWNYRSQFDFERRPLRILLTTYTKSLVRASQQLIGFMGGEKFRKQVEIVHVDELVKKHLPSTWTLRPIFYSSRNPEINNLLSNAIRICQTKDKSFPFDENDKEFLFEEVDNLIGGNEILDAEQYASFERIGMGRRLGRNQRKHVWSFWEVFQKELTSKNLCTRSQRFAAALKNSKPIYDYVFIDEAQDILPIALRMCLKLVSNSKNVFVTADRNQSIYNSGFSWKRVQEDLDFRGRSTIFQRNYRTTREIMDAIRHILDTDKQIDDETLNEQHVLQGEMPDLSYTSEEQESKILKEWIPRSLLEERVGLGCAAVLCPTNAYCEKIADALPSKFNAVAMKPAEVDLTHRGIKVMTMHAAKGLQFPVVAVVGLKRNEMPWKVRSGSDEDQSESDQKLRRTFFVACSRAMRRLLVVGNQSQPSPFLEGFDEENWNILSEL
- a CDS encoding tryptophan synthase subunit alpha, which encodes MGRIKEKFRELREKNKAALICYVTAGDPDIDLTEQIIDHLEASSVDMVEIGIPFSDPMADGPVIQAASERALANSTSLSDVLSLVKRIRSRSDIPVILFGYYNPFFSYGTERFARDAREAGADGVLVVDLPPEEAGELNVHVEQEGLDRIFLLAPTSTEERIEMVSQNASGFIYVVSVTGVTGARPDMDYDLEDLVERIKHRSELPVGVGFGVSSARQAAAIASFSDAVIVGSALVRIIESGGEGRQEMLGRISSFTEELSAACYR
- a CDS encoding N-acetyl-gamma-glutamyl-phosphate reductase; this translates as MKLKTAILGVTGYVGQQLLSLLARHPNIDLRVLTSEKFSGRRADEAFPHLLGYSDIILSPVSKIRDSEPLDLLFSCLPGGTSSVFVRKFLEKGVRVIDLSSDLRFSDPADYSQAHGVAPRFPELLSQAVYGLSELNRERIKNAPLIANAGCYSTCVSLAIVPFLKEYEVENDIIVDIKSSFSTSGRAPKPESHYTEVKEDVSARGAGGDDQKHEILRVLDDFCGVKKKLLFFNTRIPVKRGIMATSYLRLRSETSPDEVRELYAGFYRDDAFVRVCDEPPGMASVSGSNYISLGFCEREGHFVIVSVLDNLMKGAAGQAVQNMNIAFGFSEDTGLGQVPLFP
- a CDS encoding acyl--CoA ligase — protein: MRNYCEILYSNLERNPRGAAVWYQGEIYSYARLCGFVDGFSSFLSNLGVSRGDKVCVFLPNSLSLAVSVFSIARLGAACVPVDSACGTEEMRHYLEFLHPALIVTDESIAHTVNAVSGGITTVCVTRDNFLGDAPADPPGNRPSEKAIYLFSTGSTGKPKCVARSHANMIALARNHTATINWDSGDRILFSIPISHTYGFGNFVSAVSVGACCYFLPRFTRKEVLGVLEEEQITIFPAVPFMLEPLARSVSRGDYDFPRLKHVISAGAPLPEETFFSFHRAFGVYPRQLYGSSETGVMAINIAENMEEKRLSVGVPVENVVIRVVSETGGEFPVGQIGEIIIRSPSMTDGYVDFPEETERVFVDGFYHTGDLGMFDGDGYLFIRGRKKLFINISGNKVDPFEVENLLMTHGGITEAAVIGAPGAGGREEVKAFIVADGLTRREVVSFCRGKISDYKIPAKMEFVDALPRSPAGKVLRERLK
- a CDS encoding acyl carrier protein yields the protein MSARKEILGEKIRRLVIGKFNLDIEPQDISAEQSLIELGVGVDSVSTLEFIMELEEELGVSIDESEVNLGVLETVESLSEFIISIGSVGKDRT
- a CDS encoding NAD+ synthase, whose amino-acid sequence is MKQLRTGLSQINPSVGDITGNTKKITKVIEAARGLDIDILCFPELSVTGYPPEDLLLKPEFIDDNIRALDEIKKHCPDNMVVIVGFVDKKDDIFNSAAVIQRGELIDVYHKLRLPNYGVFDENRYFQSERRFPVYSMGKMTFGVTICEDIWYPGEPIRSQVLLGNAQIIFNLSASPYYMGKPLARERMLATRAVDYNTIIAYCNMVGGQDELVFDGNSMLIDEKGNIVATARHFEEDMLVCDVNTERVYKSRLNTPTIRKTRYELSFEENQLETFTLKTTKTKRKVKIPGKQTDPSGDPLKCAFSALVLGTGDYIRKNGFEKVVIGLSGGIDSSLTTVIATEAVGPSKVVGVSMPSMYSSKGSVTDAKKLAHNLGIELLSIPIEDVFRCYEEMFAEFFSGMESDVTEENIQARIRGNILMALSNKFGWLVLATSNKSELAVGYSTLYGDMSGGFAVIKDVPKTMVYELSHYYNRLRGKQIIPKSVIEKPPSAELCPDQKDIDSLPEYDTLDRILKAYVEDGLGVDDIVKLGEKRSVVRRVIRMVNTNEYKRRQSAPGIKITSLAFGKDRRFPITNLYKK
- a CDS encoding CPBP family intramembrane metalloprotease → MKRLLPKNLAIPFAAYGVVIVAIIISRAAIGREYALLLSAGFMLWVPFLLGRGAVDVLRFDLRGLVRGAVISIAVLFSYLICLYLFSAYLGKTVRFVEPTALFVLTHLVVIAFPEEFFFRGYLQRTLGNGWGAIIAASVLFALAHLLVICVFSGGAYCAQNALTFFPSLVMGYLYMRTGNIWSSVFFHFAANIVYLSFRLA
- a CDS encoding biotin--[acetyl-CoA-carboxylase] ligase yields the protein MEISRIRKHLQAEKVGGQLFVFNELGSTNDVLRELVAEGSDADGTVVVSDSQTGGRGRLGRKWVSPGGMNLYLSALFRPEVSPKISSVFTFLASCALVEVFSAYGVDAEIKWPNDILVGGKKISGVLTELGTSGGAIDYLVIGIGVNLNLPEEFIRSEMEDISEKTTSLSILLGEEVNREKFCAELINALDRFYGEFRRRGTGAIVDTWIEMWGFLGKEVSVDVSGEVVSGVVERVDANGFLYLRTDEGDLRKVITGDTVF